The Polaribacter sp. MED152 region TTCTGGAACAACGAATCTTTTGCTGATGTGCACTCTCAATCTACGAGAAATGGCCAAGTAAATGGCGATGGCTCTGGAGGTGGAATGGATGATAGGTTTGATTTTATAATGATGTCTAAAAATTTTACCACTAGCTCTACTCTTTCTTACAAACCTGATAGCTATAAAACAGTAGGCAACAACAGTAATTGTTACAATTCATTTGTCAGTAATTCAACTTGTACAGGCGAATTTTCTCAAAATCTAAGAAATGCATTGTACTTTTTTAGCGATCATTTGCCTATAACTTTAGAAATGGAATTTAATCCAAGTGCTTTAAGTGTAGAACGTAATGAAGGCGTTAGCTTTTTAAGCTCAAATATTGTCAAGAATAACCTTCAATTCAATGTATCTGAAAAAGTAAATCGAATTTTTATTTATAATCAACTTGGTCAGAAAATAATTCATTTAAAAAATGTAAATTCGAAAACTTTAAAAATTGATACTGAAACCCTTAAAAAAGGGGTCTATTACATTAAAATAGACAACTATAAAGTTCAGAAATTTATAAAAATTTAATTTGAAACAAGTTTTTAATATCTTATTTGGCATTTTCTTTTGCGTTGCATGTTTTTCGCAACAGAATGCTATTAAGATTAAAGCTTCTTTAAATCCACTTGAAAACCAAATACTTGTCCAGCAAGAAATACTTTTTTATAATAGTTCAGATTCAATTTTAAGTAATATTTACCTTCACAACTGGGCCAATAGTTTTAGAGATAGAAAAACTCCACTTTCTAAAAGGTTCATCAAAGACTACAACAAAAACTTATACTTTGCTCCTGCCTACAAATTAGGTTACAGCAACATTAAAAACTTAAGCGTAGACTTCGAAAACATCTTTTTTAAAGAGGTAGAAGATAGAGCAGATATTCTTAAAATAGAATTATCAAAACCTTTAAAACAGAATGATACTGTAAAAATTAACATCACTTACACGATTAAAATTCCAAGTGCAGAATTTACAGGTTATGGAAAAACAGAAAATGGTTATCATTTAAGATTTTGGTATATAACTCCAGCAGTTTATCATGAAGGTTGGGAACTTATGAGCAATTTAAATATTGATGATTTGTACGAAAAAGCAACAGATTTTGATATTCAAATGAGTGTACCTAAAGGTTATGTTTTAGAAAGTACTTTATACCAATACAAAACAGAAAAGGAACGTACAGACGATTATTATTTAATAGGCAAAAGCAAAACTGATGTTATTTTAAGTATTAATAAAAAGAAAATTTATACTGTATATAAAACAAATAACATTAATGTTTACACAGATATTTCTGATGATGATATCACACAAAAAGTATCTACAGAAATCTTAAACAAACAGTTAAAATTCATAGAAAAATTTTTAGGCAAATATCCTTACAATGAAATTTATATTGATAGAATTACACAGAGCAAAGACCCTGTTCACGGGTTGAGCCAATTACCAGATTTTTTAAGTCCATTTCCAGAAAATTTTAAATGGGATTTCACTTTATTTAAAGCCCTTAGTAGAAAATTTATTGAGAACACTTTACTGTTTAACAAGCGAAAAGATTACTGGTTTTTAGACGGTTTGCATAATTATTTAATGTTAGAATATATAGAGCAAACCTACCCAAACACAAAACTTTTAGGACGTTATTCAGATTATTGGTTTCTAAGATCTTTTAATTTATCTAAATTAGAGTTTAACGATAAATATCCTTTAGTATATCAATTTAGTTCAAGAAGGTTTTTAGATCAAGCACTTACAACATCAGCAGATTCTTTATCAAATTTTAATAGAAAAATAGCAAACAGATACAAAGCTGGTTTGGCTTTTAAATATTTAAAAGGTTATTTAGGAGATAGCTTATTGAACAGCAGTATTAAAGAATTTTATCAAGAAAACAGAAATACAATTGTTGCTAGTTCTGATTTTAAAAAATTGATAAAATCTAAAACAGACAAAGAAATAGATTGGTTTTTTGCCGATTTTATCCAAACAAATAAAAAGATAGATTACACCATTAAAGATGTACAAATTAAAGACGACAGTATAGCTGTTTCTATTAAAAATAAAAGAAATATTACCACACCTGTTTTATTATACGGTTTAAACGATCGTGAAATTAAATATAAAAAATGGGTAAATGATATTGACAAATTAGACACTGTAAATATTCCTAAAGAAGGCATAAATAAAGTGGCCTTAAACTATGAAAATTATTATCCAGAATTAAACACCTTTGACAACTGGAAAAGTCTCGAAAATAAAATCTTTAACAAACCATTAAAAATGAGTTTAATTAAAGATGTAAATGATTCTTACTATAATCAAGTTTTTTACCAACCAAGCTTTGGCTATAATTTTTATAATGGAATTATTCTTGGTGTAAAACTACACAACAAGGCTTTAATTAAACGTAATTTCGAATTTGCATTTAAACCTTCTTATGCTTTTAAAAGCAATAGTATAATTGGTTCTTTTTCTGGGGTATATAATCAATATTTCGAAAAAACCAAGATTTACAAAATTATGTATGGTATTTCTGGTGTAAATTTAGATTATGCACCTAACTTAAGTTACCAATCTTTGCTTCCTTTTGTGAATGTTATATTTAAAAGAAAAAGTTTACGAGATGCAACATCAGAATCGATTAGAGCAAAATTAGTGCATATTGATAAAGAAATTCCTGAAGGACAAATTAGAACAAACGAAGATAATTACAGTGTTTTTAGTTTGCGTTACAATTATGTAAATCCAGATATTATAAAAGAATTTAGATATGATTTTGGTTTAGAAGTAGCAGCAAAATTCTCTAAATTAACTGCAGATATTAGGTACAGAACTTTGTCATCATCAGACACACAACTAGACTTTAGAGTCTTTGTGGGTGCTTTCTTAAAAAACAATTCAACTGGAGATTACTTTAGTTTTGGTTTAGACAGAGCTAATGACTACTTGTTTCAGTTGAACTACTTTGGTAGATCTGAAGATACAGGAATTTTTAGTCAGCAATTTATCATTGCAGAGGGTGGTTTTAAATCTGTATTACCAGTTAGGTTTGCCAATCAATACATGATGGCTTTCAACTCGAGTTTTGGTATTTGGAAATGGGTTGAATTTTATAACGATGTAGCCTTTTTAAAAAACAGAGACAATCCCTTATATTTTGGTTACAATAATGGTATCCGTTTGAACTTTATACATAATATTTTGGAAGTTTATTTTCCTATCTACTCTAACAATGGCTGGGAAATTAGTCAAGAAGCCTATCCTCAAAAAATTAGGTTTACACTTACAGCCAACGTAAACCAGATTTACAATTTCTTTAGAAGAGGATTCCTATAATAACAAACAAAAGAGGTTTAATTGTATAATTCTCAACAAAACCTAGTTTTATCTCGTCCATTTTAACATATTCTTAACCAAATCAAATATTTTTAAATATCAACTAAAAAAACTATCTTTGCATTCGTAAAAAACTAAAAATATATGTCAACTAAAACTGCTACACAGAGTTCTCAAGAAATTTCTTTCAGTGATTTTAAAAAAGAAGTATTGCAAGATTATAAAATTGCAAAAATTAGTAGAGAATGTAGTTTGTTAGGAAGACGTGAAGTACTTACAGGTAAAGCTAAGTTTGGAATTTTTGGAGATGGTAAAGAAGTACCACAATTAGCCATGGCTAAGGCTTTTCAAAAAGGAGATTTTAGATCTGGTTACTACAGAGATCAAACTTTTATGATGTCGATTGGTGAGTTAAGTGCTCAGCAATTTTTTGCAGGTTTATATGCACATACAGATATTGAAGCAGACCCAATGTCTGCAGGTCGACAAATGGGTGGGCATTTTGCAACACACAGTCTGCAAGAAGATGGTAGCTGGAAAAACCTTACGCAACAATACAATTCAAGTTCAGATATTTCTCCAACTGCAGGCCAAATGCCTCGTTTATTAGGTTTAGCACAAGCCTCTAAAGTTTATAGAAATGAAAAAAGTGTAGCTCATAATACTAATTTTTCAAATAAAGGAAATGAAGTTGCTTGGGGTACAATTGGTAATGCAAGTACAAGTGAAGGTTTATTTTTTGAAACGATTAATGCTGCTGGTGTTTTGCAAGTACCAATGGTTATGAATGTTTGGGATGATGAATATGGTATTTCTGTACACGCAAAACATCAAACTACGAAAGAAAGTATTTCTGAAATTTTAAAAGGATTTCAGAGAGATGAGAAAAATAAAGGTTATGAACTTTTTGTTGTAAATGGTTGGGATTATGTTCAATTGATGGATGTATATCAAAAAGCCTCTAAAATTGCAAGAGAAGAACATGTACCAGTATTAATTCATGTAAAAGAATTAACACAACCACAAGGTCATTCAACCTCTGGTTCTCATGAACGTTACAAAGATCAAGACCGTTTAAAATGGGAAAAGGATCATGACTGTTTAACTAAAATGCGCGAATGGATTTTAGATTTTGAACTAGAAACAGAAACTGGAGAAACATTACGTTTTGTAGAAGGTGA contains the following coding sequences:
- a CDS encoding aminopeptidase, whose protein sequence is MKQVFNILFGIFFCVACFSQQNAIKIKASLNPLENQILVQQEILFYNSSDSILSNIYLHNWANSFRDRKTPLSKRFIKDYNKNLYFAPAYKLGYSNIKNLSVDFENIFFKEVEDRADILKIELSKPLKQNDTVKINITYTIKIPSAEFTGYGKTENGYHLRFWYITPAVYHEGWELMSNLNIDDLYEKATDFDIQMSVPKGYVLESTLYQYKTEKERTDDYYLIGKSKTDVILSINKKKIYTVYKTNNINVYTDISDDDITQKVSTEILNKQLKFIEKFLGKYPYNEIYIDRITQSKDPVHGLSQLPDFLSPFPENFKWDFTLFKALSRKFIENTLLFNKRKDYWFLDGLHNYLMLEYIEQTYPNTKLLGRYSDYWFLRSFNLSKLEFNDKYPLVYQFSSRRFLDQALTTSADSLSNFNRKIANRYKAGLAFKYLKGYLGDSLLNSSIKEFYQENRNTIVASSDFKKLIKSKTDKEIDWFFADFIQTNKKIDYTIKDVQIKDDSIAVSIKNKRNITTPVLLYGLNDREIKYKKWVNDIDKLDTVNIPKEGINKVALNYENYYPELNTFDNWKSLENKIFNKPLKMSLIKDVNDSYYNQVFYQPSFGYNFYNGIILGVKLHNKALIKRNFEFAFKPSYAFKSNSIIGSFSGVYNQYFEKTKIYKIMYGISGVNLDYAPNLSYQSLLPFVNVIFKRKSLRDATSESIRAKLVHIDKEIPEGQIRTNEDNYSVFSLRYNYVNPDIIKEFRYDFGLEVAAKFSKLTADIRYRTLSSSDTQLDFRVFVGAFLKNNSTGDYFSFGLDRANDYLFQLNYFGRSEDTGIFSQQFIIAEGGFKSVLPVRFANQYMMAFNSSFGIWKWVEFYNDVAFLKNRDNPLYFGYNNGIRLNFIHNILEVYFPIYSNNGWEISQEAYPQKIRFTLTANVNQIYNFFRRGFL